From Myripristis murdjan chromosome 13, fMyrMur1.1, whole genome shotgun sequence:
GTTTCTCCTTCGTCACTTTACCACCTGAGCATAAAAACGTTTCTTTCAAATATACTTTCTCACATATCAGGCTATTGTAtaagcataataataccaaaagTAAAAAGGACAACTGAATATTGAAGACACGCAGGTACACAAACTCTAAACCACATCTGGGACACAAATACCAAATGTTTACAAACAGCGGCTGATTAAGCCTGCCTGGCAAGACGAACTGCGTCGGTTTACACTTTGGGGATCCAGATCAATCTGTCACAGTAGGTATCTGATGGGTTTTGACTATCACTTTGTCCCAGGTGTGTTGTGAGCAGTCATGGTCAAAAGTACAGGTGAGCGTGGTGGGAATGGCGGACCTTTCTTCATCCTCCTGGCTGTGGCTCGTGCTCAGTTAGCATGCTGCACAGTGGAGAAACACAGCTTGAGGGTGTATGGATATGGACCAGCtgggggagaaaagagagaagcaaTTAAGAGACTGAACATAAAACAGGCAACAGTAAACCAGGATAATGCATGCTTCCTTTGCGCCAATTCATGGCTACGTGTACATGAACAGACAATTCCATTTCTCAGGTAACCTGATTCTGGGGCGACATGTCAGTGTCCTAAAGTTCAATAAACTAAAGTCCAATAAACTGCCCAGTTAGGAAGTGTGGCATACTGCAATATCAAATTCTGCTCTCACTGGTAGTTTTCATTGTTAGGGATAGGAGAtatgggcaaaatcaaataccacaatatctttgacccaATACCTCTGTATCAATATTGTTGGGGTGACTGTTAGTGCTTAAAAAGATGTATACGCACATCagatttttgctaaacaatcaccagtaatatggatatgatgatcaagtAGGTAGAGACAGAAGAACAACAGTCtagtaagttcagaaaattgcatttctttactgtaatgcagtctttaaaactaggaaaagaCACCACTTTTGCCATATCATAATACATACTTGAGTTCTTCATCTGGTAGTGGTTCATCATGGCCAGGGCCTCCATGGCGTCGTTGATGGACTCCCACTCTAACAAACCTGAAGCACTGCGCTCACTGGGTGCTGCACCACCTGGTGGTTACACATGGTCACACAGttacatactgtacacagaGGCAGTGAATTTCACATGTATTTACTGATTAATACTGTCCTGGtttaactgaaaaacaaacttgtttTATTATTCTCACAAGGTTTCAAGATCACACTGTTTAGAGTacaaattatttcatttatttaaaaatatggaaaatgcaAAGGTCATATGCCTCTGTAGTTAACTGAAACCTTGCcatattttcagtgaaatcCTGTACCTTAGGCAAGAGCAAATAAAGATCAGCTTACTCTTTCCTGTGAACAGCTTGATGTTGATGGGGCTCTTGACACCAATCTCCTCACAAATCTGTGAAAAAGGCAACAATCATTAGTGACATCGACTGGAACAGCAATATCAATCATGTCAGAGATGAGATAATAATTCTGTAAAAAATATGAGTTATGATAATTTCTTCTtagtcacacaaacaaaatccaACATGCAACAAAACTACATTTAACAATCTACTAACAAATCAGTGGCACTTGTCAGAACTAGACACATCAAACTAGCAACAGTTATTCTTGAAAGGCCCCAGGTTAGTGGTCAACTGCaatcaaatgtgttttcttctagtgtctttttttttttccacacaaagaaacagaggagatgTCACCTGTAATGACAATGTGTCTTGGCAGTGTGTGCAAAGAGTAAAAATGACTTAATACCTAGTGACAAGTCTACATCACCTACATTCCTCTCACATAAGCATACTTGATCTTTCTGCCAGAGCACAGACCTGGGAGAAGACTTCTGCTGAGGCGTCCGGCTGGGCGTTGAAGAAATGCAGCACATTGCTGGGGTGTTGGATGCGGTTCTTGGCTGCTTGTTCTGGAGAGGTGAACCGGTTATTCCTGGAGCTGTGATAGTCCTTGAAGCTGCTGGTGCCGTCGTCCAGCTCATAGCACTGACCAGGCATGATGGCCTGTTGTTTGGAAACGCTGCAGGAAAACAAGATTCGAGAGCTTAGAAAGCTAGAAGCAAACAAGACAGAGCTGTAAACTGCATGgtctttattttacattttactgcagTGGAACCCTATAGCaagcaagtaaataaatacatatgatCAGGTTATATAGGTTTATAGCTCAACATTTCACAAGGGGAaggcaaaaatatgttttattcatctACATCCCAAATTCAAAGCATGTGAGGCAAAGTCCACCATAAACTCACCAAACGTTGAGTTTCTGCCCAAAGAGGAAGTTGTTGTTGAGGTGAGTGATGGCACGGTCGACAGCATAGCAGTCTCCCATTTCCACCATCGCTGCCCCGGGCTTACTCTTCATAAACTTCACctgaagagagaaataaagccCATCaatcctgtctttttttcctatCACACTGACTTTCAGAGACAGAAATCACCTTGCCCTTAGGGGATGAAGATTTTTACAAAACTAATGTGACTTCAGGTTACAGTCTGGGTGGTGGGAGCAGTTCACGGAATAGAAGGAAAAGGTGTTTTGCAGAGGGCCTAAGTGTTAACTAGATGTTGAGACAAACCCCTGGCTAAACCTCATGAATGCAGCCAATATGAGAGAGACACTGTCCCTTTGGAAAAACCTCATGAGAGATGAATTTGTTCGTCCCACAACTTTATACATTCTGTTCTAAGGGTTATTTCTTGTAGATAcagcaggttttatttttaatgcttatGCTAATTTTGCTATATGGTGTGTTCTGGTAATTATGTTCTTTTAGTTTTATGTCTAATATTAAAATGGTGATTTCTGGAAAAACAtcacatacaacaaaaaaacatttaccatAATTTTTAACTACAGCTTctacacacaaccacacattcacacaggcatCATCCAGCATCATACACTGACCCGCTCTACGTTGCCATAGAGACAGAAGATGTTGAAGACGCGGTCGGCGTTCATCTTGATAGGGTCCAGTCCGTACACCATGACGACGGGAGAGTCTGCGTGTGCGCCATATTCaccaggaggagggggagggggcccATACCCAGGCCCGTAGCGACTCCCGCCACGACCTCTCATTGGTGGGCCCATGCGGCGACCCTCATAGGGCGGGGAACCGTAACTCTCATCATAGCCGTGGTAACCGCCACCTGGAAAAGGTGC
This genomic window contains:
- the LOC115370694 gene encoding heterogeneous nuclear ribonucleoprotein L-like isoform X2, giving the protein MATAASRYYSEDGRATKRQKTDGMATGYEDPHKTLPSVVVHVRGLVDGVTEADLVEALQEFGAISYVVVMPKKRQALVEYEDMNGSSTAVTYAADNQVYIAGHPAFINYSTSQKISRPGDPDDSRSVNNVLLLTIMNPIYPITTDVLYTICNNCGPVQRIVIFRKNGVQAMVEFDSVQSAQRAKASLNGADIYSGCCTLKIEYAKPTRLNVFKNDQDTWDYTNPNLGGPDGDADGNGSNADVNANPNKRQRQPALLGDHPPEYGGGYHGYDESYGSPPYEGRRMGPPMRGRGGSRYGPGYGPPPPPPGEYGAHADSPVVMVYGLDPIKMNADRVFNIFCLYGNVERVKFMKSKPGAAMVEMGDCYAVDRAITHLNNNFLFGQKLNVCVSKQQAIMPGQCYELDDGTSSFKDYHSSRNNRFTSPEQAAKNRIQHPSNVLHFFNAQPDASAEVFSQICEEIGVKSPINIKLFTGKSGAAPSERSASGLLEWESINDAMEALAMMNHYQMKNSTGPYPYTLKLCFSTVQHAN
- the LOC115370694 gene encoding heterogeneous nuclear ribonucleoprotein L-like isoform X1 — protein: MATGYEDPHKTLPSVVVHVRGLVDGVTEADLVEALQEFGAISYVVVMPKKRQALVEYEDMNGSSTAVTYAADNQVYIAGHPAFINYSTSQKISRPGDPDDSRSVNNVLLLTIMNPIYPITTDVLYTICNNCGPVQRIVIFRKNGVQAMVEFDSVQSAQRAKASLNGADIYSGCCTLKIEYAKPTRLNVFKNDQDTWDYTNPNLGGPDGDADGNGSNAEDVNANPNKRQRQPALLGDHPPEYGGGYHGYDESYGSPPYEGRRMGPPMRGRGGSRYGPGYGPPPPPPGEYGAHADSPVVMVYGLDPIKMNADRVFNIFCLYGNVERVKFMKSKPGAAMVEMGDCYAVDRAITHLNNNFLFGQKLNVCVSKQQAIMPGQCYELDDGTSSFKDYHSSRNNRFTSPEQAAKNRIQHPSNVLHFFNAQPDASAEVFSQICEEIGVKSPINIKLFTGKSGAAPSERSASGLLEWESINDAMEALAMMNHYQMKNSTGPYPYTLKLCFSTVQHAN